Proteins encoded by one window of Desulfovibrio sp. Huiquan2017:
- the fliM gene encoding flagellar motor switch protein FliM — MSKILEQDEVDALLRGLSGGDVETETEIPEDDTGVVSFDLANQDRIIRGRMPVLEIVNDRFARLCTNALANTMRKRVDINPISIDMSKFGDFMRSLPVPTSISIFKMDPLRGNALLVVDSRLVFALVENFFGGAGSQPKVEGRDFTPIEQAIVERVVKIALANMEESWKPVHEVHVELVRTEVNPQFAAIVPPSDVVIVVTFEVELENAIGSLIVCLPYATMEPIRSKLHASFQSERLEVDHVWINRFKERLMETPVEMVIRLGRTSISGRQLLYLQEGDIILLDTDEDELLEAEVEGVRKFQGLPGRVKGNKSFKVIKEEEIRF; from the coding sequence ATGAGCAAAATCCTCGAACAAGATGAAGTTGATGCCCTGCTCCGGGGCCTTTCCGGCGGGGATGTCGAGACCGAGACCGAGATACCGGAGGACGATACCGGTGTGGTCTCCTTTGACCTGGCCAATCAGGACAGGATCATTCGCGGCCGCATGCCCGTGCTCGAAATCGTCAACGACCGTTTCGCGCGCCTGTGCACCAACGCCCTGGCCAACACCATGCGCAAGCGGGTGGACATCAACCCCATCTCCATCGACATGTCCAAGTTCGGCGATTTCATGCGTTCCCTGCCGGTGCCGACCTCCATCTCCATCTTCAAGATGGACCCCCTGCGCGGCAACGCCCTGCTCGTGGTCGATTCCCGCCTGGTTTTCGCCCTGGTCGAAAACTTTTTCGGCGGCGCGGGCAGTCAGCCCAAGGTCGAGGGCCGCGACTTCACGCCTATCGAACAAGCCATTGTCGAGCGCGTGGTCAAAATCGCCCTGGCCAACATGGAGGAATCATGGAAGCCGGTGCATGAGGTCCACGTCGAGTTGGTCCGTACCGAGGTGAACCCTCAGTTCGCGGCCATCGTACCGCCTTCGGACGTGGTCATCGTTGTCACCTTCGAAGTGGAGTTGGAAAACGCCATCGGCTCGCTCATCGTCTGCCTGCCCTATGCCACAATGGAGCCCATCCGCTCGAAATTGCACGCCTCCTTTCAATCTGAGCGCCTGGAAGTGGACCACGTCTGGATCAACCGCTTCAAGGAGCGGCTCATGGAGACGCCCGTGGAAATGGTCATTCGCCTGGGCCGGACCAGCATCTCCGGCCGCCAGTTGCTTTATCTCCAGGAGGGCGACATCATCCTGCTCGACACCGACGAGGACGAGCTTCTCGAAGCCGAAGTCGAAGGCGTGCGCAAATTCCAGGGCCTTCCCGGCCGGGTCAAGGGCAACAAGTCCTTCAAGGTCATCAAGGAAGAGGAAATCCGTTTCTGA
- a CDS encoding divergent polysaccharide deacetylase family protein, which yields MKRIYRPGPLILLFTLAFLALAGLGWMLLTKETPPPQVITPVAEARREEPRRDKVFEEATSDMEDKVKQADLAIIETMRDLGLKMHDLDLVDVEMRRFEDSGYHYQVLQFPKVKDRNHFLVTLRKRLFDRLPEAVLLDNGDTEAVIEINGRRTHRLLLEATPQILARPEAKGPKLVVVIDDVGENYGVLKGLAGLDLPLTFAVWPHASHTRECVKLITRTQHDLLVHFPMEPMGYPQVKPGDDALFASMTADQVRQRVEENLACIPEAIGVNNHMGSRFTADKAGMKVALTEFKRHGLFFLDSLTSGKSVGRATAKDVGIPFYERDTFLDNVKDVNAILLQLRKTERVAQRQGRAIAIGHPYRQTLEALRAWQDSRNPAIQVITLSKLSPE from the coding sequence TTGAAGAGGATCTATCGGCCCGGTCCTCTCATTCTGCTCTTTACCCTCGCTTTCCTGGCCTTGGCCGGGCTTGGCTGGATGCTCCTGACCAAGGAGACTCCGCCGCCCCAGGTGATCACGCCCGTGGCCGAGGCACGCCGCGAGGAGCCCCGGCGCGACAAGGTCTTCGAGGAAGCCACCTCGGATATGGAAGACAAGGTCAAGCAAGCCGACCTCGCCATCATCGAGACCATGCGGGACCTGGGCCTCAAGATGCATGACCTCGACCTCGTGGATGTGGAAATGCGCCGCTTCGAGGACAGCGGCTACCACTATCAGGTCCTCCAATTCCCCAAGGTCAAAGACCGTAATCATTTCCTGGTCACTCTGCGCAAGCGCCTCTTCGACCGTCTGCCCGAGGCGGTCCTGCTGGACAACGGCGATACCGAGGCGGTCATTGAAATCAACGGCAGGCGCACCCACAGGCTGCTCCTCGAAGCCACGCCGCAAATCCTCGCCCGGCCCGAGGCCAAAGGGCCCAAGCTGGTGGTGGTCATCGACGACGTAGGCGAGAATTACGGTGTGCTCAAAGGGCTGGCCGGACTCGACCTGCCCTTGACCTTCGCGGTCTGGCCCCACGCCAGCCACACCCGCGAGTGCGTAAAGTTGATAACCCGGACGCAACACGACCTGCTCGTCCACTTTCCCATGGAACCCATGGGCTACCCTCAAGTCAAACCCGGGGACGACGCCCTGTTCGCGTCCATGACCGCGGACCAGGTCCGGCAGCGTGTGGAGGAAAACCTCGCCTGCATCCCCGAAGCCATTGGGGTGAACAACCACATGGGCTCGCGATTCACGGCCGACAAGGCGGGCATGAAGGTCGCCCTGACCGAGTTCAAGCGCCATGGCCTGTTTTTCCTGGACAGCCTTACCTCGGGCAAGAGCGTGGGCCGTGCTACAGCCAAGGACGTGGGCATCCCCTTCTACGAGCGGGACACCTTTCTGGACAACGTCAAGGATGTGAACGCCATTCTGCTCCAGTTGCGCAAGACCGAGCGGGTGGCCCAACGACAGGGTCGGGCCATCGCCATCGGCCATCCCTACCGCCAGACCCTGGAGGCGTTGAGGGCCTGGCAGGACAGCCGGAATCCGGCCATCCAGGTTATCACCCTGTCGAAATTGTCTCCGGAATAG
- a CDS encoding S41 family peptidase — protein MRVTLWIVTFLLLFTLTVAPGQTIAAKGDQFEALKTFSQVLDLVESNYVKPVTKKELIDNSIKGMLEELDPHSTYLSPEDFKDMQVDTAGKFSGIGIEISMDQGRIVVVSPIEDTPAYKAGLLAGDFILEIDGESTQDMTLMDAVKLIRGEKGTSVSLLILHKDSNKPQEVAIVRGTIPIVNVKTQSLEDGYLYLRLTKFQESSTKNLREAIDLYRKSHELKGIVFDLRNNPGGLLNQAVSVADTFLADGTIVYIQGRNPADRKDFFASKSADDVQVPMVTLINAGSASASEIVAGALQDRKRSLIVGERSFGKGSVQQIIPLSDGSGIKLTTSLYYTPSGRSIQAKGIEPDLRIPFEAPREDEMAMRDRFTVREKDLSGHLENGQKTAKRKQDEDAEKAKDMLARDNQLRMSLELVKSLPRMKELQ, from the coding sequence ATGCGTGTTACGCTTTGGATAGTCACTTTTCTGCTTCTTTTTACCCTGACCGTCGCTCCGGGCCAGACCATTGCGGCCAAGGGCGATCAATTTGAAGCACTCAAGACCTTCTCGCAGGTGCTCGACCTGGTTGAAAGCAACTACGTCAAGCCCGTGACCAAGAAGGAGCTCATCGATAATTCCATCAAGGGCATGCTGGAAGAGCTTGACCCCCACTCCACCTATCTCTCGCCCGAGGACTTCAAGGACATGCAGGTGGACACCGCCGGCAAGTTCAGCGGTATCGGCATCGAGATCAGCATGGACCAGGGGCGCATCGTGGTCGTCTCGCCCATCGAGGATACCCCGGCCTACAAGGCGGGCCTGCTGGCGGGCGACTTCATCCTTGAAATCGACGGCGAGTCCACCCAGGACATGACCCTCATGGACGCGGTCAAGCTTATTCGCGGCGAAAAGGGCACCTCCGTCTCCCTGCTCATCCTGCACAAGGATTCCAACAAGCCTCAGGAAGTGGCCATCGTTCGCGGGACCATTCCCATCGTCAACGTCAAGACCCAGTCCTTGGAAGACGGCTATCTGTACCTGCGCCTGACCAAGTTCCAGGAGTCCTCTACCAAGAACCTGCGCGAGGCCATCGATCTGTACCGCAAATCGCACGAGCTCAAGGGCATCGTCTTCGACCTGCGCAACAATCCCGGAGGCTTGTTGAATCAGGCTGTCTCCGTAGCGGACACCTTCCTGGCGGACGGCACCATCGTCTACATCCAGGGCCGGAATCCCGCTGACCGCAAGGATTTCTTCGCTTCCAAGAGCGCCGACGACGTCCAGGTGCCCATGGTCACTCTGATCAACGCAGGGTCGGCCTCGGCCTCGGAGATCGTGGCCGGCGCCCTGCAGGACCGCAAGCGTTCGCTCATCGTTGGCGAACGCTCCTTCGGCAAGGGGTCGGTCCAGCAGATCATCCCACTGTCCGACGGTTCGGGCATCAAGCTGACCACTTCGCTCTATTACACCCCCAGCGGCCGCTCCATTCAGGCCAAGGGCATCGAGCCCGACCTGCGCATTCCCTTTGAGGCGCCCCGGGAAGACGAAATGGCCATGCGTGATCGGTTCACGGTCCGCGAGAAGGACCTGAGCGGCCACCTGGAAAACGGCCAGAAGACCGCCAAGCGCAAGCAGGACGAAGATGCCGAAAAGGCCAAGGACATGCTTGCCCGCGACAACCAGTTGCGGATGTCCCTGGAGCTGGTCAAGAGCCTGCCCCGCATGAAGGAACTTCAGTAG
- a CDS encoding peptidoglycan DD-metalloendopeptidase family protein — protein MHKFLVLTACCLLLLPVLARAQAQDEVLSESLQKEHQKADENERKVRELTKKAGRISTRLSDIEHDVTMLKGRIREQEKVLADIRENERQAQQDHFTLEKEKERITMELSGLMRTLWPVHLQNVRSRFEGVEDWATFDRRFHWLADIYAATSRKLDEARANSRKIALNLENQRQLAEEAEKQLAQVNGSKDRLLNNQYALRRNLRKINRQKENAETELTDILASIENLKYQLQSQKTKRFALYKRALPWPVRGRVVAGFNLKASPPERGLAIGAADGSTVQSIFWGKVVHNDTLRGFGHVVIIYHGYNYYSLYAYLSDTFVRNGQEVEKNEPLGTVGYFPKLDGPGLYFELRFHQKPINPETWLTALR, from the coding sequence ATGCATAAATTTCTTGTCCTGACAGCCTGTTGCCTTCTGCTGCTCCCGGTCTTGGCTCGTGCCCAGGCCCAGGACGAGGTCCTGAGCGAATCGCTGCAAAAGGAACATCAGAAGGCGGACGAGAACGAGCGGAAGGTCCGCGAACTGACAAAGAAGGCAGGCCGGATCTCCACCCGGCTGTCAGACATCGAACACGACGTCACGATGCTCAAAGGACGTATCCGGGAGCAGGAAAAAGTCCTCGCCGACATCCGTGAGAACGAGCGTCAGGCCCAGCAGGACCATTTCACCCTGGAAAAGGAGAAGGAGCGCATCACCATGGAGTTGTCCGGGCTCATGCGCACCCTGTGGCCGGTGCATCTCCAGAACGTCCGCTCCCGTTTTGAGGGCGTGGAGGACTGGGCCACGTTCGACCGGCGTTTTCACTGGCTGGCGGATATCTATGCGGCCACCAGCCGCAAGCTGGACGAAGCCCGGGCCAATTCGCGGAAGATAGCCCTGAACCTGGAGAACCAGCGTCAACTGGCCGAAGAGGCCGAAAAGCAGTTGGCTCAGGTGAACGGCAGCAAGGACCGGCTCCTGAACAACCAGTACGCGCTGCGCCGGAACCTCAGGAAGATCAATCGCCAAAAGGAAAACGCCGAGACCGAGCTGACCGACATCCTGGCCTCCATCGAGAATCTCAAATACCAGTTGCAGTCCCAGAAGACCAAGCGGTTCGCCCTGTATAAACGCGCCCTGCCCTGGCCGGTCCGGGGGCGCGTGGTCGCGGGTTTCAACCTCAAGGCCAGTCCTCCGGAACGCGGACTGGCCATCGGTGCGGCGGACGGAAGTACGGTACAGTCGATTTTTTGGGGCAAGGTGGTCCACAACGATACGTTACGTGGCTTCGGGCATGTGGTCATCATCTACCACGGTTACAATTATTATAGCCTTTACGCATACTTGTCGGATACATTTGTGCGCAACGGGCAGGAAGTTGAGAAGAATGAGCCGCTCGGCACTGTGGGGTATTTCCCCAAGCTGGACGGGCCCGGGCTGTATTTTGAATTGCGTTTTCATCAAAAACCAATTAACCCAGAAACTTGGTTAACAGCCCTGAGATGA
- a CDS encoding endonuclease III domain-containing protein, which yields MSLSGTLMDMYGAMLAVLGSSRWWPGETPFEIAIGAILTQNTNWKNVEKALSNLKDASVLDAEVLHGLPLSALAELIRPAGYYNIKAKRIHNFLQFLKDEAEFDLLSLKNRNLAELRPQVLSINGIGPETGDCILLYALDFPTFVVDTYTARLMGRHGLAWEDIDYHGLQAIFMDALPADVALYNEYHALIVRVGANWCRKKAGLCDDCPLQPFLEQ from the coding sequence ATGTCCCTGTCCGGCACCTTGATGGACATGTACGGCGCCATGCTGGCGGTGCTCGGCTCCAGCCGTTGGTGGCCGGGCGAGACCCCGTTCGAAATCGCCATCGGCGCCATTCTGACCCAGAACACCAACTGGAAGAACGTGGAAAAGGCCCTTTCCAACCTCAAGGACGCGAGCGTGCTCGACGCCGAAGTCCTGCATGGGCTGCCTCTGTCCGCACTGGCCGAACTCATCCGTCCCGCCGGGTACTACAACATCAAAGCCAAGCGGATTCACAATTTCCTGCAATTTCTCAAGGACGAGGCGGAGTTTGATCTACTCTCCCTCAAGAACCGCAATCTGGCCGAGCTGCGGCCCCAAGTGCTCTCCATCAACGGCATCGGGCCCGAAACCGGTGACTGCATCCTGCTCTACGCCCTGGACTTCCCGACCTTCGTGGTGGATACCTACACGGCCCGGCTCATGGGCCGCCACGGGCTGGCTTGGGAAGACATCGACTACCATGGCCTGCAAGCCATTTTCATGGACGCTCTGCCTGCGGATGTGGCACTGTATAACGAATACCATGCCCTCATCGTCCGAGTTGGGGCGAACTGGTGCCGGAAAAAAGCGGGCCTGTGCGATGATTGCCCCCTTCAACCTTTCCTTGAACAATAG
- a CDS encoding 50S ribosomal protein L11 methyltransferase: MPTLLKIQFTIPEQAADEAGVFIASKVPHGWEETPAGNGRKFTLYLEDHPLGHEMVKEFQARFPEADVTWSEQESENWAMTWKDFFVPVNCGESFRIYPPWLNDEEKNGTTHIVIEPKMAFGTGHHPTTSLCLATIGRLAKAGTIAEGDTFLDLGTGSGILGIGLSKLGLTGVGLDIDPQAVVCAVENLAANGVSESMRLAVGSIDCVEPGRTFNLVVANILSGPLIEMAGDILARVAPGGTLVLSGILADKQSDAVAEAYGRRGLGEPRRFVEGEWICLVWKDLGD; encoded by the coding sequence ATGCCCACCCTGCTCAAGATCCAATTCACCATTCCCGAACAGGCCGCCGACGAGGCCGGTGTTTTCATCGCGTCCAAAGTCCCTCACGGGTGGGAGGAAACGCCCGCCGGAAACGGTCGCAAATTTACCCTGTATCTGGAGGACCACCCTCTGGGGCATGAAATGGTCAAGGAATTCCAGGCCCGCTTCCCCGAGGCGGATGTGACCTGGTCGGAACAGGAATCCGAGAATTGGGCCATGACCTGGAAGGATTTCTTCGTCCCGGTCAACTGCGGTGAGTCTTTTCGCATCTACCCGCCGTGGCTGAACGACGAGGAGAAGAACGGAACCACCCATATCGTCATTGAGCCCAAGATGGCTTTCGGCACCGGGCATCACCCTACTACATCGCTTTGCCTGGCGACCATCGGCAGGCTGGCCAAGGCCGGGACCATCGCCGAGGGCGACACCTTCCTGGACCTGGGCACCGGATCCGGTATTCTCGGCATCGGCCTGTCCAAGCTCGGCCTGACCGGCGTGGGGCTGGATATCGACCCCCAGGCCGTGGTTTGCGCCGTGGAAAATCTCGCCGCCAACGGCGTTAGCGAATCCATGCGCCTGGCCGTAGGCTCCATCGACTGCGTGGAGCCTGGCCGGACATTCAACCTGGTGGTGGCCAATATCCTGTCCGGTCCGCTTATCGAGATGGCCGGGGATATCTTGGCCCGCGTTGCGCCCGGCGGCACCTTGGTCCTGTCCGGCATCCTGGCCGACAAACAGTCGGACGCCGTGGCCGAGGCCTACGGCAGGCGCGGCCTGGGCGAGCCCCGGCGTTTCGTCGAGGGCGAATGGATCTGCCTGGTCTGGAAAGATCTGGGAGATTAG